In a genomic window of Myxococcales bacterium:
- a CDS encoding PEGA domain-containing protein, translated as MIASAAGPVHAQPDADARAQAGAAFKRAVAAEGRRDWPTALAEYETAYQLSPHPDVLYNIASVHERTGALRAAATYYQRYLDGSPSAADRAKVVGKLAELRARPATLTITTRPAGAAVLLDGKPAGAAPLAVRVDGGAHQLVAEAAGARASRAITIEFGEPQAVDLTVAAGRGTLVVASNAPGATVTIDGRPVGTTPWSGAVEAGHHVVVIAAPGYTTTERAIEVPADGSAQIQGALGRPVGWVEPTPPTRTSVRAVFDSGTYLEHGFVVGIAAGYRTATQRLEATTGMVFGSPGFGWAFRGRAFLLTGPVRPYVVAGVNYGFAGGSSALAGGGVLIATGRAGAVSMELFAESGYGAGSDADGGFRFVPIIAGVSFGRSQP; from the coding sequence TTGATCGCGAGCGCCGCGGGCCCGGTCCACGCCCAGCCCGACGCCGACGCGCGGGCCCAGGCGGGCGCCGCGTTCAAGCGCGCGGTCGCCGCCGAGGGGCGACGTGACTGGCCGACCGCGCTCGCCGAGTACGAGACCGCGTACCAGCTCTCGCCTCACCCCGACGTCCTCTACAACATCGCGTCGGTCCACGAGCGCACCGGCGCGCTGCGCGCGGCGGCGACGTACTACCAGCGCTACCTCGACGGCAGCCCCAGCGCGGCCGATCGCGCGAAGGTGGTGGGCAAGCTGGCCGAGCTGCGCGCGCGCCCGGCCACGCTCACGATCACCACGCGGCCGGCCGGCGCGGCGGTGCTGCTCGACGGCAAGCCCGCGGGCGCGGCGCCGCTGGCGGTGCGCGTCGACGGCGGCGCCCACCAGCTCGTGGCCGAGGCCGCCGGCGCCAGGGCGTCGCGCGCGATCACGATCGAGTTCGGCGAGCCTCAGGCCGTCGACCTGACGGTGGCGGCCGGCCGCGGCACGCTCGTGGTCGCGTCGAACGCGCCGGGCGCGACGGTGACGATCGACGGGCGGCCGGTCGGCACGACGCCGTGGTCGGGCGCGGTCGAGGCCGGCCACCACGTCGTGGTGATCGCCGCGCCCGGCTACACCACCACCGAGCGCGCGATCGAGGTGCCGGCCGACGGCAGCGCGCAGATCCAGGGCGCGCTGGGACGGCCGGTCGGCTGGGTCGAGCCGACGCCGCCGACCCGCACCAGCGTGCGCGCGGTGTTCGACTCGGGCACGTACCTCGAGCACGGGTTCGTGGTCGGCATCGCGGCGGGCTACCGGACCGCGACACAGCGCCTCGAGGCCACGACCGGGATGGTGTTCGGCAGCCCCGGGTTCGGCTGGGCGTTCCGCGGCCGGGCGTTCCTGCTGACCGGACCGGTGCGGCCGTACGTCGTCGCCGGCGTCAACTACGGCTTCGCCGGCGGGTCGAGCGCGCTCGCCGGCGGCGGCGTGCTGATCGCGACGGGGCGCGCCGGCGCCGTGAGCATGGAGCTGTTCGCCGAGAGCGGCTACGGCGCCGGCAGCGACGCCGACGGCGGCTTTCGGTTCGTGCCGATCATCGCCGGCGTCAGCTTCGGGCGCTCACAGCCGTGA
- a CDS encoding serine/threonine protein kinase has translation MRPDPANDTLVGTVIGGRYQLLRRIGKGGMGLVYEADHLGIGKRVAVKVLLDKYTDDPEVVARFEREARTASSIGDDHIVEVFDAGTTDDGRSYLVMELLIGSSLADIAEATGPMPAARAVPIVRQVLRGLAAAHAKGIVHRDMKPENVFLIQKADRPDFAKIMDFGISKFLQDSESKVRLTATGAVIGTPVYMAPEQALGAGEIDGRVDLYAVGVMLYELLAGRPPFQAPTYIALVTQHLHTPPPPLQLARPDLPTPLVVAVHRALEKDPAARFASAAEMAAAMPTDVELASLDAIATLTGGRTIPDADYTAPGSARGRIAKAAVTPGGAAVPTTSRRPGPTAPPRTTTRLRRWPWMAAVVAVAATIGATTVVIALRPSKRPPAAAGPAAAPSPVLTGSLEIVSDPAGATVEVDGAARGVTPLVVAGLAAGVHEVRLVRDGFAPVVMRKAVREGRDETLSAVMAKAEAPAPADPPRPGGRRGAPAAGAGSARPPASAGSAASPAGSGSGSATSPAGAGSGSATSPAGAGSGSDGGSATPRPRPPKNPEGDPPPPDRKGNPFGS, from the coding sequence GTGCGCCCGGATCCCGCCAACGACACGCTGGTCGGCACCGTCATCGGTGGCCGCTACCAGCTCTTGCGCCGGATCGGCAAGGGCGGGATGGGCCTCGTCTACGAGGCCGACCACCTCGGCATCGGCAAGCGGGTGGCGGTCAAGGTCCTGCTCGACAAGTACACCGACGACCCCGAGGTCGTGGCCCGGTTCGAGCGCGAGGCCCGCACCGCCAGCTCGATCGGCGACGACCACATCGTCGAGGTCTTCGACGCCGGCACCACCGACGACGGCCGCAGCTACCTGGTCATGGAGCTCCTGATCGGCTCGAGCCTGGCCGACATCGCCGAGGCCACCGGGCCCATGCCGGCGGCGCGCGCGGTCCCGATCGTCCGGCAGGTGCTGCGCGGCCTCGCCGCCGCGCACGCCAAGGGCATCGTCCACCGCGACATGAAGCCCGAGAACGTGTTCCTGATCCAGAAGGCGGACCGGCCCGACTTCGCCAAGATCATGGACTTCGGCATCTCGAAGTTCCTGCAGGACAGCGAGAGCAAGGTGCGGCTGACCGCGACCGGCGCGGTGATCGGCACGCCGGTGTACATGGCGCCCGAGCAGGCGCTCGGCGCCGGCGAGATCGATGGCCGCGTCGATCTGTACGCGGTCGGCGTGATGCTGTACGAGCTCCTGGCCGGCCGGCCGCCGTTCCAGGCGCCGACGTACATCGCGCTGGTCACCCAGCACCTGCACACGCCGCCGCCACCGCTGCAGCTGGCGCGGCCCGATCTGCCGACGCCGCTGGTCGTGGCGGTCCACCGCGCGCTCGAGAAGGATCCAGCGGCGCGGTTCGCGAGCGCGGCCGAGATGGCGGCGGCGATGCCGACCGACGTCGAGCTGGCCAGCCTCGACGCGATCGCGACCCTGACCGGCGGCCGCACGATCCCCGACGCCGACTACACCGCGCCGGGGTCGGCCCGGGGGCGGATCGCCAAGGCCGCGGTGACGCCGGGCGGCGCCGCGGTGCCGACCACGTCGCGGCGCCCGGGCCCGACGGCGCCGCCGCGCACGACCACGCGCCTGCGCCGGTGGCCATGGATGGCGGCGGTGGTCGCGGTGGCCGCGACGATCGGCGCGACCACCGTCGTGATCGCGCTGCGCCCGAGCAAGCGCCCGCCCGCCGCCGCCGGCCCGGCCGCGGCGCCGTCCCCGGTGCTGACCGGCTCGCTCGAGATCGTCTCGGATCCTGCGGGCGCGACGGTCGAGGTCGACGGCGCCGCGCGCGGCGTCACCCCGCTGGTCGTCGCCGGGCTCGCGGCCGGGGTCCACGAGGTCCGCCTGGTCCGCGACGGGTTCGCGCCGGTCGTGATGCGCAAGGCCGTGCGCGAGGGCCGCGACGAGACGTTGTCGGCGGTGATGGCCAAGGCCGAGGCGCCGGCGCCAGCGGATCCCCCTCGCCCCGGCGGACGGCGCGGCGCGCCCGCCGCGGGCGCCGGCAGCGCGCGGCCCCCCGCGAGCGCCGGCAGCGCGGCCAGCCCGGCAGGCAGCGGCAGCGGCAGCGCGACCAGCCCGGCGGGCGCCGGCAGCGGCAGCGCGACCAGCCCGGCGGGCGCCGGCAGCGGCAGCGACGGCGGCTCGGCCACGCCGCGCCCGCGTCCGCCCAAGAACCCCGAGGGCGACCCGCCGCCGCCGGACCGAAAGGGCAACCCATTCGGCTCGTAG